Proteins co-encoded in one Terriglobales bacterium genomic window:
- a CDS encoding OsmC family protein has translation MQRKASAVWTGGLKDGKGTISTASGVLSNTQYSFATRFENGVGTNPEELLGASHAGCFSMALSNELGKAGFTPERIATEATVTLDKTDAGFTITTVHLNVNARVPGASEDAFRKVAETAKAGCPISRVLNAKITMDAKLEKGAAAAD, from the coding sequence ATGCAACGTAAAGCTAGCGCAGTCTGGACCGGCGGTCTGAAGGATGGCAAAGGCACCATCTCGACCGCAAGCGGAGTACTTTCCAACACGCAGTATTCTTTTGCCACCCGCTTTGAGAATGGCGTGGGCACCAATCCCGAAGAACTGCTTGGCGCATCGCATGCCGGCTGCTTTTCCATGGCTCTCTCGAACGAACTGGGCAAGGCAGGATTCACGCCGGAGCGCATCGCAACGGAAGCTACGGTCACGCTGGACAAAACCGACGCCGGCTTCACCATCACCACGGTTCATCTTAACGTCAACGCCCGCGTGCCGGGAGCCAGCGAAGACGCATTCCGTAAGGTTGCCGAAACGGCGAAGGCTGGATGTCCGATTTCTCGCGTCCTGAATGCCAAGATCACGATGGATGCGAAGCTGGAAAAGGGCGCGGCCGCGGCGGACTAA
- a CDS encoding PAS domain S-box protein → MPRNPSAQRKEPELAPEYGGLPTGILLSSALLEAFPDATVAVDQQGIIIQVNSQTEQLFGYPREELIGQTVELLVPDRYRQQHHQHRGNFAQQPKARRMGAGLDLYGRHRGGSEFPVEISLSPVPTDQGMIVLSAIRDISDRRKIEDELRRLNEELDLRATQATSRLALIMDSSEDAIIAKDLNGNITHWNKGAERTYGYTAEEVIGKSITMLAPKDRANEMLDILERMRRGESVEHFESIRVAKDGRHLDVFISVSPLRDSHGTILGASVIARDITQQKRVEDQFRQAQKMEAVGRLAGGVAHDFNNILGIITACTEFLRDRIEAASPPAQYVETIKRAAQRGASLTRQLLTFSRKQTIRPRVLDLNERLREVNKLLRPLMGDDVEILIVPRSESALIEADPGQIDQIVLNLAVNARDAMPRGGKLILETAVMDFDEAFTCQHPPLKPGKYIMLAVSDTGTGMDEETLAHIFEPFFTTKETGKGTGLGLATVYGIVQQSGGYIWVYSEPGRGTTFRMYLPSAEHRISAAEEAEAEVALPKGDGVTILLVEDDDMMRMLTRQTLADQGYTVLEAGDGRAAMGLLASHHQHIDLVLTDVVMRGLSGPELVLRLSDSHPDMKVVYMSGYTGELLGEHDSLHGNTLLEKPFTRTALLKAINGALA, encoded by the coding sequence ATGCCTCGGAACCCTTCCGCTCAACGTAAGGAACCCGAACTTGCGCCCGAGTACGGCGGCCTGCCGACTGGTATCCTGCTCTCTTCCGCGCTGCTGGAAGCCTTCCCCGACGCCACGGTCGCGGTGGATCAACAAGGAATCATCATCCAGGTCAATTCTCAAACCGAGCAGTTATTCGGTTATCCCCGGGAAGAACTGATTGGCCAAACCGTCGAGCTGTTGGTTCCCGATCGCTATCGGCAGCAGCATCATCAGCATCGCGGCAATTTTGCACAGCAACCAAAAGCGCGCCGCATGGGAGCCGGTCTCGATCTCTATGGACGCCACCGCGGCGGCTCGGAGTTTCCCGTCGAGATCAGCCTCAGCCCGGTGCCCACCGACCAGGGCATGATCGTGCTGAGCGCCATCCGTGACATCAGCGATCGCCGCAAAATTGAAGACGAACTGCGCCGACTCAATGAAGAGCTCGATCTCCGGGCTACGCAGGCGACCTCACGGCTGGCTCTGATCATGGACTCCTCCGAGGACGCCATCATCGCCAAGGACCTCAACGGCAACATCACCCATTGGAACAAGGGGGCTGAGCGCACCTATGGCTATACCGCCGAGGAAGTAATCGGCAAGTCCATCACCATGCTCGCTCCCAAGGACCGTGCGAATGAGATGCTCGATATTCTGGAGAGAATGCGCCGGGGAGAATCGGTCGAGCACTTCGAATCCATACGCGTAGCCAAGGACGGACGTCATTTGGACGTCTTCATTTCCGTATCTCCTCTTCGTGACTCGCACGGCACGATTCTCGGCGCCTCCGTAATTGCGCGTGATATCACTCAACAGAAGCGCGTGGAGGATCAATTTCGCCAGGCACAAAAAATGGAAGCCGTGGGCCGGCTGGCCGGGGGAGTGGCTCATGACTTCAACAACATTCTTGGCATCATCACCGCCTGCACCGAATTCCTGCGCGACCGCATCGAGGCGGCCAGTCCCCCGGCGCAGTACGTGGAAACCATCAAGAGAGCTGCCCAACGCGGCGCCTCTTTGACGCGTCAGCTGCTTACTTTCAGCCGCAAACAGACCATAAGGCCAAGGGTCCTCGATCTGAATGAACGCTTGCGGGAGGTTAACAAGCTGCTTCGTCCCCTGATGGGCGATGATGTTGAAATCCTTATCGTGCCCAGATCTGAATCGGCGTTGATAGAAGCTGATCCCGGCCAGATCGACCAAATCGTTCTCAACCTGGCGGTGAATGCGCGCGATGCTATGCCGCGCGGTGGCAAGCTAATCCTTGAAACCGCTGTCATGGACTTCGACGAGGCTTTCACTTGCCAGCATCCGCCTTTAAAGCCTGGCAAGTACATAATGCTTGCCGTCAGCGACACCGGGACAGGAATGGACGAGGAAACGCTGGCTCACATCTTCGAGCCCTTCTTCACCACCAAGGAAACCGGCAAGGGCACCGGTCTCGGACTGGCAACCGTCTATGGCATCGTGCAACAGAGTGGTGGCTACATCTGGGTATACAGCGAACCGGGACGCGGCACCACTTTCCGCATGTACTTGCCCTCCGCGGAGCACAGAATCAGTGCCGCGGAGGAAGCCGAGGCCGAGGTTGCCCTACCCAAAGGCGATGGAGTCACTATCCTCCTGGTCGAAGACGATGACATGATGCGCATGCTGACCCGCCAAACGCTCGCTGACCAGGGCTACACCGTGCTCGAAGCGGGGGACGGTCGCGCTGCCATGGGCCTTCTCGCTTCCCACCACCAGCACATCGACCTGGTGCTCACCGACGTTGTCATGCGTGGCCTGAGTGGTCCGGAGCTGGTGCTGCGGCTCAGCGACTCTCACCCCGACATGAAGGTGGTGTACATGTCCGGGTACACCGGAGAGCTGCTGGGAGAGCATGATTCCCTTCATGGCAACACTCTGCTGGAAAAACCCTTTACCCGCACTGCCCTGCTGAAAGCCATCAACGGCGCCCTTGCTTGA
- a CDS encoding VWA domain-containing protein, whose product MISACDRQRCGVVLMLLISACMAAQQASPPPPPADLSIRTTTRVVLVDAVVIDGSSHAVKGLAASDFTVLEDGKPQKIAFFAFESAAQRQAANPPKLRSDVYTNRPEYHDAEGAMVVLLLDGLNTPPGQQLYVRQQILKYLSDSKLSGRGTAVLALGNDLSVLQDFTSNSELLLAAVRNYKSGRTAVDVETPKIDVPVTTSPGAAPSNVSIPVSNSADVASAAVTNTRPLNTFEELADSLQRFEKRIGVEDQDLRTRTTLASLRLIGRALAGYPGRKALIWCSASFPFNLALDESKDVEFSKSYHDQIRQTSALLSDAHVAVYPIDARGLLTTSSIADASVETRMAKVTQDAAPSPSLASQAFQQFNTEATMDHLAHDTGGEVFRNTNDLGHAVQAAVADAESYYVLGYYPEQKKWDGKFHNIKVITANKQLTIRARSGYFAVDPGDWRKAGDDKSMLSSASLHTLSATGILFYAHPVPPAKRGQPAVVEILVDASTVSFGSGPDFSYNTNLEFQVGAFTPDGKLDRVESQSAQGDVHQDTYQRFMKSGIPVRMELMLKPGRYQVRVAARDNRNGHLGTLDVPLTVPQL is encoded by the coding sequence TTGATCAGCGCGTGTGACCGCCAGCGATGCGGGGTTGTGCTCATGCTGCTCATCTCAGCGTGCATGGCGGCCCAGCAAGCCTCACCTCCACCGCCCCCGGCAGACCTCAGCATCCGGACGACTACCCGGGTTGTGCTGGTGGATGCGGTGGTAATCGACGGCAGCTCACATGCGGTCAAGGGCCTCGCGGCCTCCGACTTCACCGTTCTGGAAGATGGCAAACCGCAGAAGATCGCTTTTTTCGCGTTCGAATCTGCGGCACAGCGTCAGGCTGCAAATCCGCCCAAGCTGCGTTCCGATGTCTATACGAACCGCCCGGAATACCACGACGCCGAGGGCGCCATGGTGGTGCTGCTGCTGGATGGTCTGAATACTCCGCCGGGACAACAGCTTTATGTCCGCCAGCAGATCCTGAAATATCTCTCGGATTCGAAGCTCTCGGGGCGAGGCACGGCGGTGCTTGCGCTGGGGAATGACCTCTCGGTGCTACAGGACTTCACGTCGAATTCGGAATTACTGCTGGCTGCGGTGCGTAATTACAAATCGGGACGAACCGCGGTCGACGTGGAGACTCCAAAGATCGATGTGCCGGTGACCACCAGCCCGGGAGCGGCGCCCTCGAATGTCTCCATACCTGTCTCCAACTCGGCCGACGTAGCATCGGCGGCGGTGACCAACACCCGGCCGCTAAATACTTTCGAGGAGCTTGCCGATTCCCTGCAGCGCTTTGAGAAAAGGATCGGAGTGGAGGACCAGGACCTTCGCACGCGCACCACGCTGGCCTCGCTCCGTCTGATTGGCCGCGCTCTGGCGGGCTATCCGGGGCGCAAAGCATTGATCTGGTGCTCAGCTTCCTTCCCGTTTAATCTCGCGCTTGACGAGAGCAAGGATGTGGAATTTTCCAAGTCTTATCACGACCAGATTCGACAGACCTCTGCCTTGCTGTCGGACGCTCATGTAGCCGTCTATCCCATCGATGCTCGAGGTCTGCTGACCACAAGTTCCATCGCTGACGCCTCTGTCGAAACCCGCATGGCCAAAGTCACACAGGACGCGGCGCCCAGTCCGTCGCTGGCATCACAGGCCTTTCAGCAATTCAATACTGAAGCCACGATGGATCATCTTGCCCACGACACCGGGGGAGAAGTCTTTCGCAACACCAATGATCTCGGACACGCCGTGCAGGCGGCGGTAGCTGACGCGGAGTCTTATTATGTGCTGGGCTACTATCCGGAGCAAAAAAAGTGGGACGGGAAGTTTCACAATATCAAGGTGATCACCGCCAATAAGCAGCTCACCATTCGCGCACGCAGCGGTTACTTCGCGGTCGATCCAGGGGATTGGAGAAAAGCGGGCGATGACAAGTCGATGCTCTCATCCGCCAGTCTGCACACGTTGTCGGCCACGGGCATTCTGTTCTATGCGCATCCCGTGCCGCCTGCCAAGCGCGGTCAGCCTGCGGTTGTTGAAATCCTGGTGGACGCGAGCACGGTTTCCTTTGGCTCAGGGCCCGACTTCAGCTACAACACGAACCTGGAATTTCAGGTGGGAGCATTCACTCCTGACGGCAAGCTCGACCGGGTGGAATCGCAGAGCGCGCAGGGTGACGTGCACCAAGACACCTACCAGCGTTTTATGAAGAGCGGAATTCCGGTCCGTATGGAACTGATGCTTAAGCCCGGCCGCTACCAGGTGCGCGTCGCCGCCCGCGACAACCGCAACGGACACCTGGGCACGCTGGACGTCCCACTCACCGTCCCACAGCTCTGA
- a CDS encoding DUF1684 domain-containing protein, whose product MRLRIPSILLISALAIPTIAATLGTAANAVSPAYQSEIMKWREKREASLKTNWLTLVGLSWLKEGPNRFGSDANNEVVLPREKAPAQAGVFELKNGTVTLHALPQSRVKIEGKPATDAILEPDTATSPTIIEMGDLRMLVIKRNQRLGIRTRDLHSDHLRSFKGLKYFPIQDSYRVNAAFVPFDKPRQVSVPTVLGEDVEMSSPGYVEFSLNGNKLRLEALVEEGEDELFFILRDQTSGKQTYPAGRFLYAEMPKDGKVILDFNKAYTPPCGFTPYATCPLPPKENYLKVPIEAGEMYAGH is encoded by the coding sequence ATGAGACTACGTATCCCTAGCATTCTGCTCATCTCGGCTCTCGCCATTCCTACGATCGCAGCAACTCTCGGCACTGCCGCCAACGCCGTTTCTCCCGCCTATCAGTCGGAGATCATGAAGTGGCGTGAAAAACGTGAGGCCAGCTTGAAGACCAACTGGCTCACGCTTGTTGGCCTGTCCTGGTTGAAGGAAGGCCCCAACCGCTTTGGCAGCGACGCCAACAATGAGGTTGTCCTACCACGCGAGAAAGCGCCTGCGCAGGCTGGTGTTTTCGAACTCAAGAATGGCACTGTGACTCTGCACGCGCTTCCCCAGTCTAGGGTGAAGATCGAAGGCAAGCCCGCCACCGACGCCATTCTCGAGCCGGATACCGCGACATCTCCGACCATCATCGAAATGGGCGACCTGCGCATGCTGGTGATCAAGCGCAATCAGCGGCTCGGCATTCGCACTCGCGATTTGCACAGCGATCACCTCCGCAGCTTCAAGGGCCTGAAGTATTTTCCGATTCAAGATTCCTACCGCGTGAATGCCGCCTTTGTGCCGTTTGATAAGCCCAGGCAAGTCTCGGTTCCAACCGTACTCGGCGAGGATGTCGAGATGTCCAGTCCCGGATACGTCGAATTCAGTCTGAATGGAAACAAGCTTCGGCTCGAGGCGCTGGTGGAAGAGGGCGAAGACGAATTGTTCTTCATTCTGAGAGATCAGACCAGCGGCAAGCAGACCTACCCAGCAGGGCGCTTCCTCTACGCCGAGATGCCCAAGGACGGCAAGGTAATCCTCGACTTCAACAAGGCCTACACCCCGCCCTGCGGATTCACACCTTATGCAACGTGTCCGCTGCCGCCGAAGGAGAATTATTTGAAGGTGCCGATCGAGGCGGGAGAGATGTACGCGGGACATTAG
- a CDS encoding SgcJ/EcaC family oxidoreductase produces MPIASDEVEALISKTGDQWAQHWNAGELDKLIQSYASEAVYMPPHHAAVHGRDAIHEYLKGPLRHGVRDLAYEVTFIKHSGDLAYDVGRYSMSLPEPDGTMRKDRGKYLTVWRRQADGQWKIVADCWSSDLPPAH; encoded by the coding sequence ATGCCGATTGCCAGCGACGAAGTAGAGGCTCTCATCAGCAAAACCGGGGACCAATGGGCCCAGCATTGGAATGCGGGCGAACTGGACAAGCTCATTCAGTCGTATGCTAGTGAAGCCGTGTACATGCCTCCACATCATGCTGCCGTGCACGGCCGCGATGCCATTCACGAATATCTGAAGGGTCCGCTACGCCACGGTGTGCGGGATCTGGCCTACGAAGTTACGTTTATCAAGCACTCAGGCGACTTGGCGTACGATGTAGGACGCTACTCCATGAGCCTGCCCGAGCCCGATGGCACCATGCGGAAGGATCGCGGAAAATATCTGACGGTGTGGCGGCGACAAGCTGACGGGCAGTGGAAGATCGTGGCCGATTGCTGGTCGAGCGATCTGCCGCCGGCGCATTGA
- a CDS encoding CRTAC1 family protein, whose product MFWARGLRQPGGRGIEVPGVFLLLALFLTSCVILPVPLRAQKPAAEPKPTTTIRFTDITAASGIHFEHAISPEKKYLAESMSGGVLLLDYDQDGWLDIYFTNAPSVEMALHGQKAKSALYHNNHDGTFTDVSDKAGVGYPCWAIGGAVADYNNDGWPDILVTCEEGMVLYRNNGDGTFTDVTKEAHLTDPRWTTGAAFADYDGDGFPDLMVSRYVVFDLNHLPQFGSGPTCHFRGIPVQCGPRGMKGLADSLYHNNGDGTFTDVSKSAGVDDPSAYYGLGVLWADFNDDGRPDLFVADDSTPNYLYRNDGNGHFTDVGFVSGTAVNNDGGEMAGMGVAACDYNHTGRLSLVVTNFEEQGETLYRNDGGMTFNEVSNGAGISAITTRYLGWGIGCVDFDNDSWDDLFIVNGHVYPQVDTYEAGAKYRERKLLFQNQRDGTFREVSDQTGPALSIPQASRGAAFGDLNNDGKIDVVVENIDGAPMILRNDSGNGNHWITLQLVGTRSNRLAIGARVKAIAGSLVQIDEVHSGGSYLSQSDMRIHFGLGDAAKVDRVEIRWPSGQTETLQNLAGDRFYVIKEGVGVVPAESARPTGAKAASAGTKNH is encoded by the coding sequence TTGTTTTGGGCTCGCGGCTTGCGGCAGCCGGGTGGGCGCGGAATCGAAGTACCTGGCGTTTTCCTGCTGCTCGCTCTTTTCTTGACCAGTTGTGTGATCTTGCCGGTCCCACTCAGGGCACAGAAACCAGCCGCGGAGCCGAAACCCACCACGACCATTCGCTTCACCGACATTACCGCTGCCTCCGGCATCCATTTTGAGCACGCGATCTCTCCCGAGAAGAAATACCTGGCCGAATCGATGAGTGGGGGCGTTCTGCTGCTCGATTACGATCAGGATGGCTGGCTCGACATCTACTTCACCAACGCTCCCAGCGTGGAGATGGCGTTGCACGGTCAAAAGGCAAAGAGCGCCTTGTACCACAACAATCATGACGGAACGTTCACTGACGTGAGCGACAAGGCTGGGGTGGGCTACCCCTGCTGGGCCATCGGAGGCGCGGTTGCGGACTATAACAACGATGGCTGGCCGGACATCCTGGTCACTTGCGAAGAAGGGATGGTGCTCTACCGCAACAATGGCGATGGCACGTTCACCGATGTCACCAAGGAGGCCCACCTGACAGATCCGCGCTGGACGACCGGCGCCGCATTCGCTGACTACGATGGCGACGGTTTCCCCGATCTGATGGTCTCGCGCTATGTTGTTTTCGACCTGAATCATCTGCCGCAGTTTGGCTCAGGACCTACATGCCATTTCCGGGGCATCCCGGTGCAGTGCGGGCCTCGCGGCATGAAGGGGCTCGCGGACAGCCTCTATCACAATAATGGAGATGGCACGTTTACGGATGTTTCGAAGTCCGCGGGTGTGGACGATCCGTCAGCCTATTACGGACTCGGTGTGCTGTGGGCCGACTTCAATGATGACGGCCGTCCCGACTTATTCGTCGCCGACGATTCCACTCCCAACTATCTCTATCGTAACGATGGCAACGGGCATTTCACCGACGTGGGCTTCGTTTCCGGCACCGCGGTCAACAACGACGGCGGGGAGATGGCGGGGATGGGCGTGGCCGCTTGCGACTACAACCACACTGGCCGCCTGTCGCTGGTGGTAACGAATTTTGAAGAGCAGGGTGAAACCCTTTATCGAAATGATGGTGGCATGACCTTCAATGAAGTTTCCAACGGGGCCGGGATCAGCGCTATCACGACACGTTATCTAGGCTGGGGAATCGGCTGCGTGGACTTCGACAATGACTCCTGGGACGACCTGTTCATCGTCAATGGCCACGTCTATCCGCAAGTCGATACGTATGAGGCGGGAGCCAAGTATCGCGAGCGCAAGCTGCTCTTCCAGAATCAGCGCGACGGTACTTTTCGAGAGGTGAGTGATCAGACGGGGCCGGCGCTCTCGATCCCGCAGGCAAGCCGGGGCGCGGCTTTTGGCGACCTTAATAATGATGGGAAGATCGACGTGGTTGTAGAGAACATCGATGGCGCTCCCATGATCCTGCGCAATGACAGCGGCAACGGCAATCACTGGATCACACTGCAACTGGTGGGAACGCGCAGTAATCGGCTTGCGATTGGGGCACGGGTGAAGGCGATAGCGGGCTCGCTGGTCCAGATCGACGAGGTCCACAGCGGTGGCAGTTACTTATCGCAAAGCGATATGCGTATCCATTTCGGCCTGGGGGACGCAGCCAAGGTCGACCGGGTCGAAATTCGCTGGCCCTCGGGACAAACTGAGACTTTACAAAATCTCGCTGGCGACCGATTCTATGTGATCAAAGAAGGTGTGGGAGTGGTGCCGGCTGAGAGTGCGCGGCCGACGGGTGCGAAAGCAGCATCGGCGGGCACGAAGAATCACTGA
- a CDS encoding c-type cytochrome produces the protein MKDVSIGFVSKAALAALAIGTVVGLAVREGRAQYGQEHLPVPSAAKKAPEVYKNIQVLKDVPSDQVLPAMQFITASLGVQCDFCHVPGAFEKDDLKPKQTARLMMRMMFAINKDNFKTREVTCYTCHRGSKDPASTPAIPEHEPTVQPVADVHVGAPDASSLLTTDQILDNYVRALGGPDALQKISARVEKGTITAFGGRQFPIDVFAKAPDKRMSVMHLPGGDSVTVFDGQRGWLAAPDREPREMTASDIDAARFDADLHFPLHPKEYFSEMRLQPQEKISDRETSVILGIRQGQPPMKLYFDSTSALLVRVLRYAETPLGRNPTQIDYADYRETGGVKVPYRWTIARPSGRFTIQLEQVQQNVPIEDSKFAKPSPAR, from the coding sequence ATGAAGGATGTCTCGATCGGATTTGTATCTAAGGCCGCCCTCGCGGCGCTGGCTATTGGTACCGTGGTGGGACTCGCGGTCCGCGAGGGTCGTGCGCAATACGGACAGGAGCACCTCCCGGTGCCCTCCGCAGCGAAAAAGGCCCCAGAGGTTTACAAGAATATTCAGGTGCTCAAGGATGTCCCCTCTGATCAGGTGCTGCCGGCGATGCAATTCATCACGGCGTCGCTCGGCGTGCAGTGCGACTTCTGCCATGTGCCCGGCGCCTTTGAAAAAGACGACCTGAAGCCCAAACAAACGGCGCGGCTGATGATGCGCATGATGTTCGCCATTAATAAGGATAACTTCAAGACGCGCGAGGTCACCTGCTACACCTGCCACCGCGGCAGCAAAGACCCGGCCAGCACGCCGGCTATCCCAGAACACGAGCCGACAGTTCAGCCTGTCGCGGACGTACATGTAGGTGCGCCGGACGCATCCAGCTTACTCACTACCGATCAGATTCTGGATAACTATGTCCGTGCCCTGGGCGGCCCGGACGCCCTGCAGAAAATATCCGCCCGAGTGGAGAAGGGCACGATCACGGCTTTCGGCGGACGGCAATTCCCGATCGATGTTTTTGCCAAGGCTCCCGATAAACGCATGTCGGTGATGCATCTGCCCGGCGGCGATAGCGTGACCGTTTTCGATGGTCAGCGCGGCTGGCTGGCTGCTCCGGATCGCGAACCGCGCGAGATGACCGCCTCGGATATCGATGCCGCTCGTTTCGACGCCGACCTCCACTTCCCTCTCCACCCCAAGGAGTACTTCAGCGAAATGCGGCTGCAGCCGCAGGAAAAAATCAGCGATCGCGAAACCAGCGTCATTTTGGGCATCCGCCAGGGTCAGCCGCCGATGAAGCTGTATTTCGATTCCACCTCGGCGTTGCTGGTGCGCGTATTACGCTACGCAGAAACGCCACTGGGACGCAATCCCACTCAGATCGACTATGCCGACTATCGCGAAACCGGCGGTGTGAAAGTCCCCTACCGCTGGACAATCGCCCGTCCTTCGGGACGGTTCACAATTCAGCTCGAACAGGTGCAGCAGAACGTGCCGATTGAAGATTCCAAGTTCGCGAAGCCCTCGCCGGCGCGATAG
- a CDS encoding CRTAC1 family protein, with product MGRVGTLVLLLLISLNALGQAPPTAPTPKFEDVSKQAGLTVPHLSTPEKRYIVESMSGGVGFIDCDNDGKLDIITVNGSSVDRYRQGGDPMITLYHQEGDLKFRDITKEAGLTRKGWGMGVAVADFDNDGWQDVYVTGYGGNALYRNLGNCKFEDVTEKAGLRVGGFSTGAAWGDYDRDGYVDLFVPRYVYIDINKLPEFGSNDKTCRFRGIPVQCGPWGLPGESDFLFHNRGDGTFEDVSKKAGVDDSNHYFGMQGVWADYDNDGWPDLYVANDAGPNYLYHNKHDGTFEDVALLSGAALSGDGQELGSMGVDFGDFDHDGRLDIFVSEFTEQPDMLFWNRGAQGFTDISWNARIGQPTYPLVGWGTAFFDVDNDGWLDILVANGHVYPQMDLVKGGVPYRQPIVLFRNNRDRTFEDISTLAGLDKLPLLSRRGAAFGDVNNDGKVDVLILNVGEPPTLLINRTESSNHAVLFKLVGTKSNKAAIGARVTVTAGDLVQFSEVRGGGSYLSQNDLRLHFGLGSHVTLNTVEIAWPSGKKDVLQDLAADFIYTIAEGQGVQQKTPFSGQSKLNQPSANSSQQSNKPSAISSQPSAKFAK from the coding sequence ATGGGCAGAGTTGGTACCCTCGTCCTGTTACTCCTCATTTCTCTAAACGCTCTGGGACAAGCTCCTCCCACCGCGCCTACGCCGAAATTTGAAGACGTCAGCAAACAGGCTGGCCTGACCGTTCCTCATCTTTCCACTCCCGAAAAGCGTTACATCGTCGAGTCGATGAGCGGAGGCGTGGGTTTTATCGACTGTGACAACGACGGCAAGCTCGACATCATCACCGTGAATGGCTCTTCCGTGGACCGCTACCGCCAGGGTGGCGATCCCATGATCACTCTCTACCACCAGGAAGGCGATCTGAAATTCCGCGACATCACTAAAGAGGCCGGACTCACCCGCAAAGGCTGGGGCATGGGAGTCGCAGTCGCCGACTTCGATAACGACGGCTGGCAGGACGTTTACGTCACCGGCTATGGCGGCAACGCCCTCTATCGCAACCTCGGCAACTGCAAGTTTGAAGACGTGACCGAGAAGGCGGGACTGCGGGTGGGCGGCTTCAGCACCGGTGCTGCCTGGGGGGACTACGATCGCGACGGCTATGTGGATTTATTCGTCCCACGATATGTCTATATCGACATCAACAAGCTCCCCGAGTTCGGAAGCAACGACAAGACCTGCCGTTTCCGCGGCATCCCCGTGCAGTGCGGTCCTTGGGGATTGCCCGGTGAGTCCGACTTTCTCTTCCACAATCGCGGCGATGGCACCTTCGAAGATGTCTCCAAGAAGGCTGGGGTAGACGATTCCAACCACTATTTCGGCATGCAGGGCGTTTGGGCCGATTACGACAACGACGGCTGGCCGGATCTCTACGTCGCCAACGACGCCGGCCCCAATTACCTCTATCACAACAAGCACGACGGCACCTTTGAAGACGTGGCGTTGCTTTCCGGTGCGGCCCTCAGTGGTGACGGCCAGGAACTGGGATCGATGGGGGTCGATTTCGGCGACTTCGATCACGACGGCCGCCTCGATATCTTCGTCAGCGAATTCACCGAGCAGCCCGACATGCTGTTCTGGAACAGAGGTGCGCAGGGCTTCACCGATATCAGTTGGAATGCGCGCATCGGCCAGCCGACTTATCCCCTGGTGGGATGGGGAACCGCCTTCTTTGATGTGGACAACGATGGCTGGCTCGACATCCTGGTGGCCAACGGTCACGTCTATCCGCAGATGGATCTGGTGAAAGGCGGCGTGCCCTATCGCCAGCCGATAGTGTTGTTCCGCAACAATCGCGACCGGACATTTGAAGACATCAGCACGCTTGCCGGGCTGGACAAGTTGCCGCTGTTATCCCGCCGCGGCGCCGCGTTTGGCGACGTTAATAATGACGGCAAAGTAGATGTGCTCATCCTCAATGTGGGCGAACCGCCGACGCTGCTGATCAACCGCACGGAGAGTTCAAATCACGCCGTGCTCTTCAAGCTGGTGGGAACAAAAAGCAATAAGGCTGCAATCGGAGCGCGGGTAACGGTTACCGCGGGGGACCTGGTGCAGTTCAGCGAAGTGCGCGGCGGTGGCAGCTATCTATCGCAGAACGACCTGCGCTTGCACTTCGGCCTCGGCTCACACGTCACCCTGAACACCGTCGAAATCGCGTGGCCAAGCGGCAAGAAAGATGTTCTCCAGGACCTGGCGGCCGACTTCATTTACACCATCGCCGAAGGCCAGGGCGTACAGCAGAAGACGCCATTTTCCGGCCAGAGCAAATTGAACCAGCCTTCAGCGAACAGCAGTCAGCAATCAAACAAGCCGTCAGCAATCAGCAGTCAGCCGTCCGCGAAGTTTGCGAAATAA